A genome region from Pangasianodon hypophthalmus isolate fPanHyp1 chromosome 11, fPanHyp1.pri, whole genome shotgun sequence includes the following:
- the crispld2 gene encoding cysteine-rich secretory protein LCCL domain-containing 2: MFRPLSLALLLLATDLCSSLFLPDSPELRRLLSRYEDKLEANATATTSGSRVRRAIPWSDREEILLLHNKLRGGVYPSASNMEYMIWDDELERSATHWAEQCQWDHGPHDLLMSIGQNLAVHWGRYRSPAYHVQAWYDEVKDYTYPYPHECNPWCPDRCSGPMCTHYTQIVWATTNRVGCAVHVCPSINVWGETWENAVYLVCNYSPKGNWIGEAPYQHGRPCSQCPPSYGGVCKDNLCYKGTPQRPETPDMNEVEKPQVPVLVEITPPKPAARTKPKPSTPKKPTTPKTTRTNFLTQNIKCETKMRDKCKGVTCNRYNCPANCLYSNAKVWGTLYYDVQSSICRAAIHYGIIDNNGGLVEVARKDNFPFFVKATKNGVESLSKYKTANAFLVAKVEIKSVDCYTRMADICPFSNQHTTCPRVKCPANCKNQPSYWAPVIGSGVYADSSSICRAALHAGVIKASGGYVDILAMDKKNSYAGSLKNGVQSESTSQSQGGSFRVFTVRE; encoded by the exons ATGTTCAGACCGCTCTCTCTCGCCCTGCTGCTATTGGCCACTGATCTGTGCTCCAGCCTCTTCCTGCCCGACTCTCCTGAGCTTCGGCGGCTGCTGAGTCGCTATGAGGACAAGCTGGAGGCCAATGCCACGGCCACAACGTCAGGCTCGCGTGTACGCCGCGCCATACCATGGTCAGATCGTGAGGAGATCCTTCTTCTGCACAACAAACTGAGAGGTGGCGTCTATCCATCTGCCTCTAACATGGAGTACATG atatggGATGATGAACTGGAGCGTTCTGCTACACACTGGGCTGAGCAATGTCAGTGGGACCATGGACCCCATGACCTGCTTATGTCTATTGGACAGAATCTAGCAGTGCACTGGGGCAG GTACCGTTCCCCTGCTTACCACGTCCAGGCCTGGTATGATGAGGTGAAGGACTACACGTACCCGTACCCACACGAGTGCAACCCCTGGTGTCCTGACCGCTGCTCTGGACCAATGTGTACTCACTACACACAG ATCGTCTGGGCCACCACCAACCGTGTGGGTTGTGCTGTTCATGTGTGTCCAAGCATTAACGTGTGGGGGGAGACATGGGAGAACGCCGTCTACCTCGTGTGCAACTACTCGCCAAA GGGAAACTGGATCGGGGAGGCACCCTACCAGCATGGACGTCCATGTTCTCAGTGTCCTCCCAGCTATGGAGGAGTCTGCAAAGACAACCTGTGCTACAAgg GAACTCCTCAACGCCCTGAGACTCCAGACATGAATGAGGTGGAGAAGCCTCAGGTTCCTGTGCTGGTGGAGATCACTCCACCCAAACCTGCTGCCAGGACTAAACCCAAACCTTCTACACCCAAAAAGCCCACGACGCCTAAGACCACTCGCACCAACTTCCTGA CTCAAAACATCAAGTGTGAGACGAAGATGAGGGATAAGTGCAAAGGTGTAACCTGTAACAG GTACAACTGCCCCGCTAACTGCTTATACAGCAACGCTAAAGTGTGGGGCACGCTGTACTACGATGTG CAATCCAGTATCTGCCGTGCTGCGATCCATTACGGGATCATTGATAATAACGGAGGCCTGGTGGAAGTCGCAAGGAAAGACAATTTCCCATTCTTCGTTAAAGCCACAAAGAACGGTGTCGAGTCTCTCAG TAAATATAAAACCGCCAATGCATTTCTGGTAGCAAAAGTGGAAA TAAAGTCAGTCGACTGCTACACCAGAATGGCTGATATTTGCCCCTTCAGCAACCAGCACACCACCTGCCCAAG GGTTAAGTGCCCAGCCAACTGTAAGAATCAGCCTTCGTACTGGGCTCCAGTGATCGGCTCCGGCGTCTACGCTGAT AGCTCTAGTATCTGCCGGGCCGCTCTCCATGCTGGTGTGATCAAAGCTTCAGGAGGATATGTGGACATCTTGGCTATGGATAAGAAGAACAGCTACGCAGGCAGCCTGAAGAACGGCGTCCAGTCTGAAAG TACATCCCAGTCACAGGGCGGGTCTTTCCGCGTCTTCACTGTTCGAGAGTGA